A region from the Onthophagus taurus isolate NC chromosome 8, IU_Otau_3.0, whole genome shotgun sequence genome encodes:
- the LOC139431232 gene encoding uncharacterized protein has translation MFACDKCQKSFSAKRSLDRHTRHSHTNNARNECSLCDKSFSRFDNFQRHKRLVHGLEVGPQRQMPPPAMANYLKAKPAIDVPPSTSSAVRSILQPSERLPQPLLGDNGLEVGPQRQASPPAMANCSKAKSTIDVPPSTSSAPAVRSILQPSKHLPQPLSGDNRSKVCDLCGISFMNHMALESHLRMNHTIEVEKGVEKIATCYKDRVASYKISGDRDDDDDISTYLARTRNTVGNIITSYMALNGSVKVQLELLSIFIKTTINENGDETVTASEKNFNSKFEIITQFADFNETYDEMVASINHQAEEFQERGSGWAFFSISYLLLNINKFQPIPGSSYIPLPDSIATKKACINIKNYDDNACLAWCLVSYLRPAERRRNLTSSYPHFSTVLNLKDIKFPVHLKDIPKIEQLNNLSVNIYELVKSSKEYVVEGPIYFTKNRRDTHINLLYLYENGHGHYVLIVNLSRLISKQVYNHGHSVHLCDGCLTRFSTQKLLNDHQLHDCNHIKTILPSKNVRSRPNFLGSYTPENILQFNNYKNTQNVPFVIYADFESILKPVEFCEPSSSTSFTEAVDIHMPYSFAYYIVSTSDVKYYKFETYTGLDCGKVFVSKLIEDVKFIYNEYLKCIKPMLPLTAAEELKFNSASLCHICKSPFDGFNQSKVHDHCHITGRFRGAAHSTCNLNFKLPNFIPIFLHNFSGYDSHLFVKELADIESEGGIDVLPNNKEKYISFSKNVLVDRVKNQHKDDFENVYMKMRFVDSFRFMASSLDSLASNLVDDDFIHVKKFFIRHEQFKLLTRKGIFPYQYIDSIDRLGETSLPSKDAFMNKLSFDGISEDEYNHAQTVWRTFGCQNLREYSDLYLKTDVLLLADIFEKFREVCFSTYGLDPAHYYTAPGLSWDAMLKFTQIKLELLTDIDQVHFIKKGIRGGISFCSHRHAKGNNKYMTDGTFNTDLPSNYLMYWDANNLYGWAMSQYMPVNEFVWLDAAQIGSFEFRNVSDTSDYGYILDVDIEYPRELHDLHNDLPFLAENICPPNSKSVSDKRLIPNLFNKKNYVIHYRNLKHAVAHGLIVRKINRILSFKQSAWLKPYIDVNTHLRQTAKNSFEKDFFKLMNNAVFGKTMENVDKRVDVRLVTSWEDICKRTGRPKLGARSLIAKLNFKNIKIFTETFSAIQMEHLHVVYDKPLYVGFAVLEISKLLMYQFYYDFLKPKFGSEIQLCYMDTDSFTVSITTDDVYAFVKDNLERFDTSNYLPDNEFSIPLQNKAVLGLMKDENSGRIMSEFIGLRSKLYANRVCSGRITKKAKGVKKAVVKRKITFEHYLECLTSKRDIYMKQYLFRSQKHSIYTMLQNKLALSSRDSKRYINDDGVSTLAWGHYRINTPLS, from the coding sequence ATGTTCGCGTGTGATAAGTGTCAAAAGTCATTCAGCGCCAAAAGGAGTCTCGATCGGCACACGCGACATTCGCATACTAATAACGCTAGGAACGAGTGTTCTTTATGCGATAAATCTTTTTCGAGATTCGACAATTTTCAAAGACATAAAAGATTAGTGCATGGTTTAGAAGTTGGTCCTCAGCGTCAAATGCCACCTCCAGCAATGGCAAATTATTTGAAAGCGAAACCCGCCATCGATGTACCACCATCTACATCATCGGCGGTGAGGTCAATTTTGCAACCTTCTGAACGTCTTCCTCAACCGCTGTTGGGTGATAATGGTTTAGAAGTTGGTCCTCAGCGTCAAGCGTCACCTCCAGCAATGGCAAATTGTTCGAAAGCAAAATCCACCATCGATGTACCACCATCTACATCATCGGCGCCGGCGGTAAGGTCAATTTTGCAACCTTCTAAACATCTTCCTCAACCGCTATCGGGTGATAATAGATCGAAGGTATGCGATTTGTGCGGAATTTCTTTCATGAATCATATGGCTTTAGAGTCACATCTCAGGATGAATCATACGATAGAGGTTGAGAAAGGTGTTGAGAAGATTGCAACTTGTTACAAAGATCGAGTTGCATCTTATAAAATATCTGGAGAtcgtgatgatgatgatgatatctcCACATATCTAGCGCGTACCCGAAATACTGTCGGAAATATTATCACATCTTACATGGCCCTGAACGGCTCGGTGAAGGTGCAACTCGAGCttttatccatttttattaaaacaactaTTAATGAAAATGGTGATGAGACCGTTACCGCCTctgaaaagaattttaattctaaattcgAAATTATTACACAATTCGCCGATTTTAATGAAACTTATGATGAGATGGTGGCAAGTATTAACCATCAAGCTGAAGAGTTTCAGGAGAGGGGGTCCGGTTGGGCCTTCTTTTCTATTTCATACCTTCTTCTAAACATAAACAAATTCCAACCAATACCCGGCTCGTCGTACATCCCGCTTCCAGATTCAATCGCTACTAAGAAAGCGTGcattaacatcaaaaattacgATGACAACGCTTGCTTAGCTTGGTGTCTGGTATCTTATCTGCGGCCGGCTGAACGTCGTCGAAATTTAACATCATCGTACCCGCACTTTTCAACCGTACTAAATTTAAAGGATATCAAGTTCCCCGTTCATTTAAAAGACATCcctaaaattgaacaattaaataatttaagtgtaaatatttatgaacTAGTTAAATCATCCAAAGAATACGTGGTGGAaggaccaatttattttacaaaaaatcgacGGGATACccatataaatttactttatttatatgaaaatggaCACGGACATTacgttttaattgtaaatctaTCACGTTTGATTTCTAAACAAGTATACAACCACGGCCATTCTGTACACCTTTGCGATGGTTGTTTAACACGCTTTTCCACACAAAAGTTGTTAAACGATCATCAACTGCATGATTGTAATcatattaaaaccattttgcCATCGAAAAATGTGCGCTCAAGGCCAAACTTTCTAGGTTCGTATAcgcctgaaaatattttacaatttaataattataaaaatactcaAAACGTTCCCTTTGTTATATATGCGGATtttgaatcgattttaaagCCGGTAGAGTTTTGCGAACCTAGTAGTTCAACATCTTTCACCGAAGCGGTAGATATACACATGCCGTATAGCTTTGCTTATTATATCGTTTCAACATCCGatgttaaatattataaattcgaAACGTATACGGGCCTCGATTGTGgtaaagtttttgtttcaaaattaatcgaggacgttaaatttatttacaacgaatatttaaaatgtattaaaccAATGCTACCTCTAACCGCTGCAGaggaattgaaatttaattcggCTTCATTATGCCATATTTGTAAGTCACCGTTTGATGGTTTTAATCAGAGTAAGGTTCACGACCATTGTCATATTACCGGCAGATTTAGAGGTGCCGCACATTCAACGTGTAATCTTAATTTCAAACTCCCTAATTTCATTCCGATATTTCTTCACAATTTTAGCGGCTATGATTCACACTTATTCGTAAAGGAATTAGCTGATATCGAGTCGGAGGGTGGTATCGATGTTTTACCCAACAACAAGGAAAAATACATTAGCTTTAGTAAAAACGTTTTAGTTGATCGCGTTAAAAACCAGCACAAAGATGATTTTGAAAACGTCTACATGAAAATGCGCTTTGTAGATTCATTTAGGTTCATGGCATCCTCTCTCGATTCGCTCGCCAGCAATCTTGTGGACGATGACTTTATCcacgttaaaaaatttttcatacgTCACGAACAgtttaaattgttaacaaGAAAGGGTATTTTTCCTTATCAGTATATTGATTCTATTGATAGATTGGGTGAAACATCATTACCCTCTAAAGATGCTTTTATGAATAAGCTGAGCTTCGATGGTATAAGTGAAGATGAATACAATCATGCGCAAACCGTTTGGCGTACATTCGGGTGTCAAAATTTACGTGAGTATTCTGATCTATATCTAAAGACCGATGTACTTTTACTTGCAGATATCTTTGAAAAGTTTCGGGAGGTTTGTTTTAGTACTTATGGGTTAGACCCTGCCCATTATTATACAGCGCCAGGTTTATCTTGGGATGCTATGCTTAAGTTCACGCAGATCAAACTCGAACTTTTAACAGATATAGATCAGGtacatttcattaaaaagggaATTCGCGGGGGCATCTCGTTTTGCAGCCATCGTCACGCTAagggaaataataaatatatgacCGATGGCACTTTCAATACCGATTTAccttcaaattatttaatgtattgggaTGCAAATAACCTCTATGGATGGGCAATGTCTCAATATATGCCCGTTAATGAGTTTGTTTGGTTGGATGCGGCCCAAATTGGAAGTTTCGAATTTAGAAACGTATCCGATACCTCAGATTACGGGTATATATTGGACGTTGATATTGAATATCCGCGTGAATTGCACGATTTGCATAACGACCTACCATTTCTAGCCGAAAATATATGCCCGCCAAACTCTAAAAGCGTGAGCGATAAAAGActtattccaaatttatttaataagaaaaattatgtaattcattatagaaatttaaagcaTGCCGTCGCTCACGGTCTTAtagttagaaaaattaatcgcattttatcttttaaacaaTCAGCTTGGCTTAAACCTTACATCGACGTTAACACACATTTACGCCAAACTGCcaaaaatagttttgaaaaggatttttttaaattaatgaataatgcGGTTTTCGGTAAAACTATGGAAAATGTAGATAAAAGGGTCGATGTGAGGTTAGTGACAAGTTGGGAAGATATATGTAAGAGAACGGGTAGACCAAAATTAGGGGCACGTAGTCTAattgctaaattaaattttaagaatataaaaatttttacggaAACATTTTCGGCTATTCAAATGGAACATCTGCATGTGGTTTACGATAAACCCTTATATGTAGGGTTTGCAGTTTTggaaatttctaaattactcatgtaccaattttattatgattttttgaaacctAAATTTGGCTCTGAAATTCAATTGTGCTACATGGATACCGACAGCTTCACTGTGTCCATTACCACAGATGATGTGTATGCATTCgttaaagataatttagaaCGCTTCGATACGTCAAATTATCTTCCGGATAATGAGTTTAGCATCCCACTACAAAATAAAGCGGTATTGGGGTTGATGAAAGATGAAAATTCCGGTAGAATCATGTCAGAATTTATTGGTTTACGTTCTAAATTGTACGCTAATAGGGTCTGTTCCGGCCGTATCACTAAAAAGGCTAAAGGTGTAAAGAAGGCTGTGGTTAAACGCAAAATTACCTTTGAACATTATTTGGAATGTTTAACGTCAAAACGAGATATTTACATGAAACAATACTTGTTCAGAAGTCAAAAGCATAGCATATATACCATgctacaaaataaattggctCTTTCATCACGTGATTCGAAACGTTATATTAATGATGATGGGGTGAGTACATTAGCGTGGGGTCACTATCGTATCAACACTCCATTATCATAa